In a genomic window of Piliocolobus tephrosceles isolate RC106 chromosome 1, ASM277652v3, whole genome shotgun sequence:
- the PIGC gene encoding phosphatidylinositol N-acetylglucosaminyltransferase subunit C isoform X1 — protein sequence MCAQPVNSTKEVKWQKVLYERQPFPDNYVDRRFLEELRKNIHARKYQYWAVVFESSVVIQQLCSVCVFVVIWWYMDEGLLAPHWLFGTGLASSLIGYVLFDLIDGGEGRKKSGQTRWADLKSALVFITFTYGFSPVLKTLTESVSTDTIYAMSVFMLLGHLIFFDYGANAAIVSSTLSLNMAIFASVCLASRLPRSLHAFIMVTFAIQIFALWPMLQKKLKACTPRSYVGVTLLFAFSALGGLLSISAVGAILFALLLMSISCLCPFYLIRLQLFKENIHGPWDEAEIKEDLSRFLS from the coding sequence ATGTGTGCCCAACCTGTAAATAGCACCAAGGAGGTCAAGTGGCAGAAGGTCTTGTATGAGCGACAGCCCTTTCCTGATAACTATGTGGACCGGCGATTCCTGGAAGAGCTCCGGAAAAACATCCATGCTCGGAAATACCAATATTGGGCTGTGGTATTTGAGTCCAGTGTGGTGATCCAGCAACTGTGcagtgtttgtgtttttgtggtTATCTGGTGGTATATGGATGAGGGTCTTCTGGCCCCCCATTGGCTTTTTGGGACTGGCCTGGCTTCTTCACTGATTGGGTATGTTTTGTTTGATCTCATTGATGGAGGTGAAGGGCGGAAGAAGAGTGGGCAGACCCGGTGGGCTGACCTGAAGAGTGCCCTAGTCTTCATTACTTTCACTTACGGGTTTTCACCAGTGCTGAAGACCCTTACAGAGTCTGTCAGCACTGACACCATCTATGCCATGTCAGTCTTCATGCTGTTAGGCCACCTCATCTTTTTTGACTATGGTGCCAATGCTGCCATTGTATCTAGCACGCTATCCTTGAACATGGCCATCTTTGCTTCTGTATGCTTGGCTTCACGTCTTCCCCGGTCCCTGCATGCCTTCATCATGGTGACGTTTGCCATTCAGATTTTTGCCCTATGGCCCATGTTACAGAAGAAACTAAAGGCATGTACTCCCCGGAGCTATGTGGGGGTCACACTGCTCTTTGCATTTTCAGCCTTGGGAGGCCTACTGTCCATCAGTGCTGTGGGAGCCATACTCTTTGCCCTTCTGCTGATGTCTATCTCATGTCTCTGTCCATTCTACCTCATTCGCCTgcagctttttaaagaaaacattcatgGGCCTTGGGATGAAGCTGAAATCAAGGAAGACTTGTCCAGGTTCCTCAGTTAA